Proteins found in one Tumebacillus sp. BK434 genomic segment:
- a CDS encoding (2Fe-2S)-binding protein: MISNGTGKCEVELRVNGEHHRAFIRSADTLLQALREQLELTGAKAGCENGDCGTCTVQINGWPVKSCMMLAIEAVGQSVTTIEGLQGTPIQQAFVHHFAFQCGFCTPGFLIVCHALAQIHPDADEDVIREWLQSNICRCTSYQEIRGAMKAALAQAQQGGGR; this comes from the coding sequence ATGATTTCCAACGGGACGGGCAAATGCGAAGTGGAATTGCGGGTCAACGGCGAGCATCACCGGGCGTTCATCCGCTCGGCCGACACGCTCTTGCAGGCGCTGCGGGAACAGCTGGAGCTGACAGGGGCGAAGGCGGGTTGTGAAAATGGCGACTGCGGCACCTGCACCGTGCAGATCAACGGCTGGCCGGTCAAATCCTGCATGATGCTGGCGATCGAAGCGGTCGGGCAATCGGTTACGACGATCGAAGGGCTGCAGGGCACGCCGATCCAGCAGGCTTTCGTCCATCATTTTGCTTTTCAATGCGGCTTCTGCACACCGGGATTTCTGATCGTGTGCCATGCGTTGGCCCAGATTCACCCTGACGCGGATGAAGACGTGATCCGGGAATGGCTGCAATCGAACATCTGCCGCTGCACGAGCTATCAGGAGATCCGCGGGGCGATGAAAGCGGCGCTGGCTCAAGCGCAGCAGGGAGGTGGGCGATGA
- a CDS encoding FAD binding domain-containing protein — translation MISFDFEYWRPESIADAIQLYQKLAGAGKQPMYYAGGTEIISLARIGQLRTGAVIDLKGIPELNVCQFYGEVLVIGANVTLTRLAEARPFPLLGDTVRHIADHSNRNKITVGGNICGRFVYREAVLPLLLTDTHAVLTGPSGTRQAPLFQLFNGTLNLLPGEILVRLLTPRRDVELPYVTIKKTKLEEIDYPLVRLAAVQTGPWIRVAFSGVSEEPFRSREIEAVLNNASLPLDVRIEQAIRRWPAPILDDILGSAEYRAFVLHNALQDAWAALKGGSA, via the coding sequence GTGATCTCCTTCGATTTTGAATATTGGCGTCCGGAGTCGATCGCAGACGCGATTCAGCTGTATCAAAAGCTGGCCGGGGCAGGCAAGCAGCCGATGTATTATGCGGGTGGCACGGAGATCATCTCCCTGGCGCGGATCGGGCAGCTCCGCACGGGCGCGGTCATCGATCTGAAAGGGATTCCCGAACTGAACGTCTGTCAATTCTACGGGGAGGTGCTGGTCATCGGGGCCAACGTCACCTTGACGCGGCTAGCTGAGGCGCGTCCGTTTCCGCTGCTCGGGGACACCGTGCGACACATCGCCGACCACAGCAACCGCAACAAGATCACCGTCGGCGGCAACATCTGCGGGCGCTTCGTGTACCGGGAAGCGGTGCTGCCGCTCTTGCTCACCGACACGCACGCAGTGCTGACCGGACCGTCCGGCACGCGCCAAGCTCCGCTCTTCCAGCTGTTCAACGGCACGCTGAACCTGCTGCCCGGCGAAATTCTCGTGCGGCTGCTCACCCCGCGCCGCGATGTGGAGTTGCCGTATGTGACGATCAAGAAGACGAAGCTGGAAGAGATCGATTATCCGCTGGTTCGTCTCGCCGCCGTGCAGACCGGCCCGTGGATCCGAGTGGCGTTCAGCGGCGTCAGCGAGGAGCCGTTTCGATCGCGGGAGATCGAAGCGGTGCTCAACAACGCCTCCCTGCCGCTCGACGTGCGCATCGAACAGGCGATCCGGCGCTGGCCGGCTCCGATCCTCGACGACATCCTCGGGTCGGCCGAATACCGGGCATTTGTGCTGCACAACGCCTTGCAGGACGCGTGGGCCGCTTTGAAAGGAGGAAGTGCATGA
- a CDS encoding xanthine dehydrogenase family protein molybdopterin-binding subunit: MEIVGKSIPRKESLAKVTGAAKYTDDLRRPKLLHAWLLTSPHAHARIVGIDTTDAAALDGVRAILTGDMYPQPLGEALSDRPYLAVEKVRYHGEPVAVAVAETKALAKRAAELVRVSYELLPVVNSPSEALRPNAPLLHERLHEYEHVESVHPIPRTNIGNHVKIRKGDMAAGWAESEVIVEGSYSFHTADHGAMEPRCVIVEAPPGGTVVIHASTQNPFTIKQQFNRFFQIDESDIVVHAPFVGGGFGGKGAIQLEYIAYHASRACGGRPVKLANSREQDLISSASHIGLEARVKLGATRDGKLTAAEYTLLYDTGGYTDQGAFVTIAGAINCTGPYRIDHVWCDALCVYTNHPYATSFRGFGHPEAHFCMERTVDLLARRLGIDPLELRRRNAIQPGDTTPTQAPLNSSNLGDLPACLDKLQRLIGWEEGQVRRLDEHRVLAKGMACVWKTSSAPLTSGSGAIVTFNHDGTANLSVGSVELGQGNRTVLTQILAQRLQMEMHRIHIKMDVDTAVSPEHWKTVGSTSTMMVGRAILAAADDAIAQLKQTASIPLQRRPDELEVAWERVFVRDDPAVFLYVKDVAQAYMFPSGSSIGGPVIGRGRYVSELLTHLDPETGKGVPGPQWTVGAQAVEVEFHMRDCTYRLLRAASVFDAGKVINWGTATGQIMGGMNMGLSWASRETFYFDEAGHVLNPQLRNFKIIRFGETPRYLVDFVETPYLDGPYGARALGEYGTIGMAPALANALSVAAGTELNRLPLTPERIWRQTRGLVP; this comes from the coding sequence ATGGAGATCGTCGGGAAGAGCATCCCCCGTAAAGAATCTCTTGCCAAAGTGACAGGAGCTGCGAAATACACAGATGATTTGCGAAGGCCGAAACTGCTGCATGCCTGGCTGTTGACCAGTCCGCATGCCCATGCGCGGATCGTTGGGATCGACACAACGGATGCGGCCGCCCTCGACGGTGTGCGGGCGATTCTGACGGGGGATATGTATCCGCAACCGCTCGGGGAGGCCCTCTCCGACCGCCCGTATCTCGCCGTTGAGAAAGTCCGCTATCACGGGGAGCCGGTCGCGGTGGCCGTCGCCGAAACGAAAGCGCTGGCCAAGCGGGCGGCCGAACTGGTGCGGGTGAGCTATGAGCTGCTGCCGGTCGTCAACTCCCCGAGCGAGGCGCTGCGTCCGAATGCGCCGCTGCTCCATGAGCGTCTGCACGAGTATGAGCATGTGGAGTCGGTGCATCCGATTCCGCGCACCAACATCGGCAATCACGTCAAGATTCGCAAAGGCGACATGGCGGCAGGGTGGGCGGAGAGCGAAGTGATCGTCGAAGGCAGCTACTCGTTTCACACGGCCGATCATGGCGCGATGGAGCCGCGCTGTGTGATCGTGGAGGCCCCGCCGGGCGGAACGGTGGTCATTCACGCCTCCACGCAAAATCCGTTCACGATCAAACAGCAATTCAATCGCTTTTTTCAGATCGACGAGTCGGACATCGTGGTGCATGCGCCATTTGTCGGCGGCGGGTTCGGCGGGAAGGGGGCGATCCAGTTGGAGTACATCGCCTACCACGCTTCCCGGGCATGCGGCGGCCGGCCGGTCAAACTCGCCAACTCCCGCGAGCAGGACCTGATCTCATCGGCCAGCCACATCGGGCTGGAAGCGCGGGTCAAGCTGGGGGCGACCCGCGACGGCAAACTGACGGCCGCCGAGTATACCCTGCTCTATGACACCGGTGGTTACACCGATCAAGGTGCTTTTGTTACCATCGCGGGCGCGATCAACTGCACGGGACCCTATCGCATCGACCATGTGTGGTGCGATGCCCTCTGCGTCTACACCAATCATCCGTATGCCACGTCGTTTCGGGGCTTTGGCCATCCGGAAGCGCATTTCTGCATGGAGCGCACCGTCGACTTGCTGGCGAGGCGGCTGGGGATCGATCCGCTGGAACTGCGGCGCCGGAATGCGATCCAGCCGGGCGATACGACGCCGACGCAAGCGCCGCTGAACAGCAGCAACCTCGGCGATCTGCCGGCGTGTCTTGACAAGTTGCAGCGGCTGATCGGGTGGGAGGAAGGGCAAGTGCGGCGGCTGGATGAACACCGTGTGCTCGCCAAAGGCATGGCCTGTGTCTGGAAGACGTCCAGTGCGCCGCTGACGTCCGGGTCCGGGGCGATTGTGACGTTCAACCACGACGGCACGGCCAACCTCAGCGTCGGGTCGGTGGAACTGGGTCAAGGCAATCGCACCGTTCTCACCCAGATCCTGGCGCAACGCTTGCAGATGGAGATGCATCGCATCCACATCAAGATGGATGTCGATACGGCCGTCTCGCCGGAGCATTGGAAAACGGTCGGGAGCACCAGCACGATGATGGTCGGCCGCGCCATCCTCGCTGCGGCGGACGATGCGATCGCCCAATTGAAGCAGACCGCGTCGATCCCCTTGCAGCGGCGGCCGGACGAATTGGAAGTCGCTTGGGAGCGGGTGTTTGTGCGCGACGATCCGGCGGTTTTTCTGTACGTCAAAGATGTGGCCCAGGCCTATATGTTTCCCAGCGGAAGCAGCATCGGCGGCCCGGTCATCGGGCGCGGCCGCTATGTTTCAGAGCTGCTGACCCACCTCGACCCGGAGACGGGAAAAGGCGTCCCCGGCCCGCAATGGACGGTCGGCGCCCAAGCGGTCGAAGTGGAGTTTCACATGCGCGACTGCACCTACAGGCTGCTGCGGGCAGCTTCTGTTTTTGATGCAGGCAAAGTGATCAACTGGGGCACGGCGACGGGGCAGATCATGGGCGGGATGAACATGGGCTTGAGCTGGGCGAGCCGGGAGACGTTTTATTTTGACGAAGCGGGCCATGTGCTGAATCCGCAGCTGCGCAACTTCAAAATCATTCGCTTCGGCGAGACGCCCCGCTACCTGGTCGATTTTGTGGAGACGCCCTATCTGGACGGACCGTACGGAGCGCGCGCGCTCGGGGAGTATGGCACGATCGGCATGGCCCCGGCGCTTGCAAACGCGCTCTCGGTCGCCGCCGGCACGGAGCTGAACCGCTTGCCGCTGACGCCTGAACGGATCTGGCGTCAGACGAGGGGGCTGGTGCCGTGA
- a CDS encoding M3 family oligoendopeptidase, which translates to MTTQKSLPKTWNLDVIFQGGSRSEELAAFFAQLDADIQQFEAKVGAAQAPQSEAELRAWAELIGQAGDLNGRLEEVSEFSICISSWDTSDEGAPLVAGRVAALGARLKAAMIRFDALLAQTGDTMWERLVAQEGVREVEFALQERRRKVQVMLPTEQETLISALAVDGYEAWERFFEKVIGRVRMNIELDGKVEEHSMSTIYGLYQKPDADIRRSAYQQAVEALKGEAELCAAALNSIIGFRLQTYKARGWESPLQESLLQNGMSEATLNSMWSAVEQGLPRVARYLERRKRLQGVDELHFVDIYAPAVAKSSKQVTWEECAEIILEQFGTVSGQMQDLARRAFEEGWMDCQKSPQKAPVGFCASFPVTGESRILGTFSGNLSSVSTLIAHELGHAFHYSMLKDLPRFAQLYSKSTAETASTFAERLVMDALLQKVEDREERIALLASKLDNAVLYCMFTYQAYLFDRSLYAERAHGLVSAERMAELMLQAQQTAYHGAMDECSPWMWIWHGHYYDTVTPFYNYPYAFGSLFSAGIYAMAQREGAAFEAKYIALLRDTGRMSVEELAHKHLGVDLTQQAFWLDAVAIMTGDLEEFLELTK; encoded by the coding sequence ATGACGACACAAAAGAGCTTACCGAAAACGTGGAATCTGGACGTGATCTTTCAAGGGGGCAGCCGCTCCGAGGAACTGGCGGCGTTCTTTGCGCAATTGGATGCGGACATTCAGCAGTTCGAAGCAAAAGTCGGCGCGGCGCAGGCGCCGCAGTCGGAAGCGGAGCTTCGCGCTTGGGCGGAGCTGATCGGGCAGGCCGGCGATCTGAACGGCCGTCTGGAAGAGGTGTCGGAGTTCAGCATCTGCATCTCGTCCTGGGACACGTCGGACGAAGGCGCCCCGCTGGTCGCCGGACGCGTCGCGGCGCTCGGGGCGCGGCTGAAGGCGGCGATGATCCGCTTTGACGCGCTGCTGGCACAGACCGGCGATACAATGTGGGAGCGCTTGGTGGCGCAGGAAGGCGTGCGTGAAGTGGAGTTCGCTCTGCAGGAGCGCAGACGCAAGGTGCAAGTGATGCTGCCGACGGAGCAGGAGACGCTGATCAGCGCGCTGGCGGTAGATGGTTACGAGGCGTGGGAGCGCTTTTTTGAAAAGGTGATCGGCCGGGTGCGGATGAACATCGAGCTGGACGGCAAGGTGGAGGAGCACTCCATGTCGACGATCTACGGCCTGTATCAAAAACCGGATGCTGACATTCGCCGCTCCGCTTATCAGCAGGCGGTGGAAGCGCTGAAAGGCGAGGCCGAGCTGTGTGCGGCCGCCTTGAACTCGATCATCGGCTTCCGGCTGCAGACGTACAAAGCGCGGGGCTGGGAGTCGCCGCTGCAAGAATCGCTGCTGCAAAACGGGATGAGCGAAGCGACGCTGAACTCGATGTGGAGCGCGGTGGAGCAGGGACTGCCTCGCGTGGCCCGCTATCTGGAGCGCAGAAAACGGCTGCAGGGCGTGGACGAGCTGCATTTTGTCGACATCTATGCGCCGGCGGTAGCGAAAAGCTCGAAGCAGGTGACGTGGGAAGAGTGTGCGGAGATCATTCTGGAGCAGTTTGGCACCGTGTCCGGCCAAATGCAGGACTTGGCGCGCCGCGCCTTTGAAGAAGGCTGGATGGACTGCCAGAAGTCGCCGCAAAAAGCGCCGGTCGGCTTCTGCGCCTCGTTCCCGGTGACGGGGGAGTCGCGGATCCTCGGTACGTTCAGCGGCAACCTGTCATCGGTGTCGACCCTGATCGCCCATGAGCTCGGCCACGCGTTCCATTATTCGATGCTGAAGGACTTGCCGCGCTTCGCCCAGCTCTATTCGAAGAGCACGGCCGAGACGGCGTCGACGTTTGCGGAGCGGCTGGTGATGGACGCTCTGCTGCAAAAGGTGGAAGACCGCGAGGAGCGGATCGCGCTGCTCGCAAGCAAGCTCGACAATGCGGTGCTCTACTGCATGTTCACCTATCAGGCGTACCTGTTCGACCGCAGCCTCTATGCGGAGCGGGCGCACGGGCTGGTCAGCGCGGAGCGCATGGCCGAGCTGATGCTGCAGGCGCAGCAGACCGCGTATCACGGCGCGATGGATGAATGTTCGCCGTGGATGTGGATCTGGCACGGGCATTATTACGACACGGTCACGCCGTTTTACAACTATCCCTATGCGTTTGGCTCCCTGTTCTCCGCCGGCATCTACGCGATGGCGCAGCGGGAAGGGGCCGCGTTCGAGGCGAAGTACATCGCCCTGCTCCGCGATACCGGCCGCATGTCGGTCGAAGAGCTCGCTCACAAGCATCTCGGCGTCGATCTGACGCAGCAAGCGTTCTGGCTGGATGCGGTGGCGATCATGACGGGCGATTTGGAAGAGTTTTTGGAGTTGACGAAGTAG
- a CDS encoding DUF2935 domain-containing protein, producing MHDYQHAALFEHRFWLQVLGDHARFFQLATSAKEMQDVQQINRFIVLFDQLMETARCDLSRAELMTLNHQAAELVKQFRAFKLHVQRRQLTGEIAVNLPPTFINHMVNELDEYTRILNSLLQGNLPPVYHPVHHHLLWLADATGHADGLAAFTDMSEKMVIAKAKSFSKHFTDLYLKAVEMAGFLRTGLQDFPPLARFNREAELEMLLFQEFLTELEELELDHSLLSILSPLMPDHMFREECYYLTKLSQVAGVKKPACDPTQPRVTG from the coding sequence TTGCACGACTACCAACACGCCGCCTTGTTTGAACATCGCTTCTGGCTGCAGGTGCTCGGCGACCATGCCCGCTTTTTCCAACTCGCCACGTCAGCGAAAGAAATGCAGGACGTGCAGCAGATCAACAGGTTTATCGTCCTGTTCGACCAGCTGATGGAAACGGCGCGCTGCGATCTGTCCCGCGCCGAGCTGATGACGCTCAACCACCAGGCCGCCGAGCTGGTCAAACAGTTCCGCGCCTTTAAACTGCACGTGCAGCGCCGCCAGCTGACCGGGGAGATCGCCGTCAATCTGCCGCCGACGTTCATCAACCACATGGTCAACGAACTCGACGAATACACCCGCATCCTGAACAGCCTGCTCCAAGGCAATCTGCCGCCTGTCTATCATCCTGTGCACCACCACCTGCTCTGGCTCGCCGACGCCACCGGGCATGCGGACGGCCTTGCCGCTTTTACCGACATGAGCGAAAAGATGGTGATCGCGAAAGCAAAATCGTTCTCCAAACACTTCACCGACCTCTACCTGAAAGCGGTCGAGATGGCCGGTTTCCTGCGCACCGGGCTGCAAGACTTCCCGCCCCTCGCCCGCTTCAACCGCGAGGCGGAGCTGGAGATGCTGCTGTTCCAAGAGTTCCTGACCGAGCTGGAAGAGCTGGAGCTCGACCACTCGCTGCTCAGCATCCTCTCCCCGCTGATGCCCGACCACATGTTCCGGGAAGAATGCTACTACCTGACCAAGTTGTCTCAAGTCGCAGGCGTCAAAAAGCCGGCCTGCGACCCGACCCAGCCCCGTGTAACGGGGTAG
- a CDS encoding DUF4855 domain-containing protein — protein MKKTATTLALAVAMTLAVPAVTQAAYLTPGTQGLDDLWLTYVGWSPSTSGAKYANQQYWTTTDFEGVLTHLTSSGTADDFMFTDYLFLGLAVKDSAGNLKTLTNASNNTAQGTTISNAADWDTYLDELFAASKNINALYTEAAYNKRGLAVTPDVWIGIPYPHPAVIGSDTNRIANSKAWIDKFITRWNNGNYSSRLNLRGFYWICESEYYNGGSAGNDDGNVMTAVNSYVHSKSVGGKYMKSLWIPYQGANNWTLWSSFGFDAAILQPHYYFDAATSLDKGAYDATTNGAGVEMELGYNITSDSTARSRFIQYLNKGATGNTGTYSYGPYMTQAAIGWYPGGWVWTRDAAGNPLTKSDAIHNLYNSGDNLYNNIYKFVKGSYISGTAY, from the coding sequence ATGAAAAAGACAGCAACGACTCTCGCACTCGCTGTAGCGATGACGCTGGCAGTTCCGGCAGTCACGCAGGCGGCGTATCTGACGCCGGGGACGCAGGGCCTCGATGATCTGTGGCTCACCTATGTCGGATGGTCGCCGAGCACATCGGGTGCAAAATATGCCAACCAGCAGTATTGGACGACAACAGACTTTGAAGGCGTTCTGACCCATCTGACCAGCAGCGGGACGGCGGACGACTTCATGTTCACCGACTATCTGTTCCTCGGTCTCGCTGTCAAGGACAGCGCCGGCAACCTGAAAACGCTGACCAACGCTTCGAACAACACGGCTCAAGGTACGACGATCTCCAATGCGGCCGACTGGGATACGTACCTCGACGAACTGTTCGCCGCTTCCAAGAACATCAACGCCCTCTATACGGAGGCTGCTTACAACAAGCGTGGACTCGCCGTCACGCCTGACGTCTGGATCGGCATTCCGTATCCGCACCCGGCTGTGATCGGCAGCGACACGAACCGCATCGCGAACTCCAAGGCATGGATCGACAAATTCATCACGCGCTGGAACAACGGCAACTATTCGAGCCGTTTGAACCTGCGCGGCTTCTATTGGATCTGCGAGAGCGAGTATTACAACGGCGGGTCTGCCGGCAATGACGACGGCAACGTGATGACGGCGGTCAACTCCTACGTGCACAGCAAATCTGTCGGCGGCAAATACATGAAATCGCTGTGGATTCCGTATCAAGGGGCCAACAACTGGACGCTGTGGAGTTCGTTCGGGTTTGACGCCGCGATCTTGCAGCCGCATTATTATTTCGATGCCGCCACCTCGCTGGACAAAGGCGCGTATGATGCGACCACAAACGGCGCAGGCGTCGAGATGGAACTGGGCTACAACATCACCTCCGACTCCACCGCGCGCTCCCGCTTCATCCAGTATTTGAACAAAGGCGCGACGGGCAACACCGGTACCTACTCCTATGGCCCGTACATGACGCAGGCGGCGATCGGCTGGTATCCGGGAGGCTGGGTCTGGACTCGCGATGCGGCCGGCAATCCGCTGACGAAGTCGGATGCGATCCACAACCTGTACAACAGTGGAGACAACCTGTACAACAACATCTACAAATTCGTCAAAGGCAGCTATATCTCCGGCACCGCCTACTAA
- a CDS encoding NAD-dependent deacylase codes for MAELQTLARWIKESSRTVALTGAGMSTESGIPDFRSKSGWWNNIDPATVATVEALEENYELFQSFYAARIGGLRGCKPHRGHQILAEWEQRGFLHSIATQNVDGFHQQAGSKQVCELHGSIRTVRCSTCEQRTELDAFLAGQSCQTCKGRLRPDVVLFGEMLPQEPWQRALADIRSAELVLVIGTSLQVYPVAQLPHMTQGRVAILNYEPTAQDEHFELVIHGKAGELLQQLNTQI; via the coding sequence ATGGCGGAGTTGCAGACGCTCGCCCGGTGGATCAAGGAGTCGAGCCGGACGGTCGCGCTGACCGGTGCGGGGATGTCGACGGAGAGCGGGATTCCCGACTTTCGTTCCAAGAGCGGGTGGTGGAACAACATCGATCCGGCGACCGTCGCGACGGTGGAGGCGCTGGAGGAGAACTACGAGCTGTTTCAATCGTTCTATGCGGCGCGGATCGGCGGTTTGCGCGGCTGCAAACCGCACCGGGGGCATCAGATCTTGGCGGAGTGGGAGCAGCGTGGCTTTTTGCACAGCATTGCGACGCAAAACGTGGACGGGTTCCACCAGCAGGCGGGCAGCAAGCAGGTCTGTGAACTGCACGGCTCGATCCGCACGGTCCGCTGCAGCACCTGCGAGCAGCGGACGGAGCTGGATGCCTTTTTGGCCGGGCAGTCTTGTCAGACCTGCAAAGGCCGTTTGCGCCCGGACGTGGTGTTGTTCGGGGAGATGCTGCCCCAAGAGCCGTGGCAGCGGGCACTGGCCGACATTCGCAGCGCCGAACTGGTGCTGGTGATCGGCACGAGCCTGCAGGTCTACCCGGTGGCGCAGCTGCCGCATATGACACAAGGCCGGGTGGCGATTCTCAACTACGAGCCGACGGCGCAGGATGAACATTTTGAGCTGGTGATTCACGGGAAAGCCGGTGAGTTGCTGCAGCAGCTGAATACGCAGATCTAG
- a CDS encoding GNAT family protein has product MLKVELFAGAELRLLEEHHAEEVYRLIDSNREHLREWLPFVDMNKSPADSLAFIKMAREQLAKNGGTHYGIFYKGQFAGVIGNHMINWSNRWTSLGYWLGKEFTGLGLMTAATQALVEQAFSEYKLNRVEIRVATGNLRSQGVPERLGFVKEGVLRQHEWMYDRWLDHIVYSMLASEWDGR; this is encoded by the coding sequence ATGTTGAAAGTAGAACTGTTTGCAGGCGCGGAACTGCGACTGCTGGAAGAGCATCACGCTGAGGAAGTCTATCGCCTGATCGACAGCAACCGCGAGCATCTGCGCGAATGGCTGCCTTTTGTGGACATGAACAAGTCGCCGGCCGATTCGCTGGCGTTTATCAAGATGGCCCGCGAACAGCTGGCGAAAAACGGCGGCACGCACTACGGCATTTTTTACAAAGGGCAGTTCGCCGGCGTGATCGGGAACCACATGATCAACTGGAGCAACCGCTGGACTTCGCTCGGCTACTGGCTGGGCAAAGAGTTCACCGGTCTCGGTCTGATGACGGCTGCGACTCAAGCGCTGGTCGAACAGGCGTTTTCCGAGTACAAGCTGAACCGCGTGGAAATCCGCGTCGCCACCGGCAACCTGCGAAGCCAAGGCGTGCCGGAGCGGCTCGGGTTTGTCAAAGAAGGCGTGCTGCGCCAGCACGAGTGGATGTATGACCGCTGGCTGGATCACATCGTGTACTCGATGCTCGCCTCCGAGTGGGATGGGCGGTAA
- a CDS encoding AraC family transcriptional regulator, whose protein sequence is MHLRMVFGQSKIVMFQLAPQTADELHAHEAAYQISIPIKGTASLLHNSKARDLDAGQRLVVSPGDLHQHRTDDSPARLLLITLQQELVQQAAEAHLQKPCPPIEFAPWGDAAQDRLRRLVEHQLRSALTAPDAVEFEAELAALLLTAQPGSHTALWQRQTPPLDHPALLRAVTLIHDDLAGDLTLDRLSLASGLSKYHFARLFRELLGQTPSRYIRQARLDRAERLLRQTRDDITSIAFAAGFGSLSAFEQAFKKRYGRTAAEYRKQM, encoded by the coding sequence ATGCACCTGCGGATGGTGTTTGGCCAAAGCAAAATCGTGATGTTCCAGCTCGCCCCGCAGACGGCGGATGAACTGCACGCGCATGAAGCGGCGTATCAGATCTCGATCCCGATCAAAGGCACCGCCTCCCTGCTCCACAACAGCAAGGCGCGGGACCTCGACGCCGGTCAGCGGCTGGTCGTCTCGCCGGGAGATTTGCATCAGCACCGGACGGACGACAGCCCGGCACGCCTGTTGCTGATCACCTTGCAACAAGAGCTCGTGCAGCAGGCGGCCGAAGCGCATCTGCAAAAGCCGTGCCCGCCGATCGAATTTGCCCCGTGGGGCGATGCGGCGCAAGACCGCTTGCGGCGGCTGGTCGAGCACCAGCTGCGCAGCGCCCTGACCGCACCGGACGCGGTGGAGTTCGAGGCGGAGCTGGCCGCGCTTCTGCTCACAGCCCAGCCCGGCTCGCACACTGCACTCTGGCAGCGGCAGACCCCGCCGCTCGATCACCCGGCCCTGCTGCGCGCGGTCACGCTGATCCATGACGACCTGGCGGGCGACTTGACGCTCGACCGCTTGAGCCTCGCATCGGGCCTGAGCAAATACCACTTCGCCCGCCTGTTTCGCGAGCTGCTCGGCCAGACTCCGAGCCGCTACATCCGTCAGGCCCGCCTCGACCGCGCGGAACGGCTGCTGCGCCAGACCCGGGACGACATCACAAGTATCGCCTTCGCCGCCGGGTTCGGCAGTCTGAGCGCCTTCGAGCAAGCGTTCAAAAAGCGCTATGGGCGGACGGCCGCCGAATACCGCAAGCAAATGTGA
- a CDS encoding phosphatase PAP2 family protein, which produces MKWMTVWVRSGDRATFFWVNGWRNGVAGRVMPLVTHLGGAVWSVGLSLALLLSGEGLWRETGVHLALSLLCSHAVVAVCKKVLPRPRPYRVLENVRTGRHLLQDASFPSGHSTAAFCTAAVLSGALPAFAGVWYGLAALVALSRVYLGLHYPSDILTGAGLGLVAAWLLGA; this is translated from the coding sequence ATGAAATGGATGACGGTGTGGGTGCGAAGCGGAGATCGGGCAACGTTTTTCTGGGTCAACGGGTGGCGAAACGGGGTAGCCGGCCGGGTGATGCCGCTGGTGACGCATTTGGGCGGAGCGGTCTGGTCGGTGGGGCTGTCGCTTGCGCTGCTGCTCAGCGGCGAGGGGCTGTGGCGGGAGACGGGCGTGCATCTGGCGCTGAGCTTGCTTTGCAGCCACGCGGTGGTGGCGGTCTGCAAAAAGGTCTTGCCGCGCCCGCGGCCGTATCGGGTGTTGGAAAATGTGCGGACCGGGCGGCATCTGCTGCAGGACGCTTCGTTCCCGTCCGGCCACTCCACAGCGGCGTTTTGCACGGCGGCAGTGCTGTCAGGGGCACTGCCCGCGTTTGCCGGCGTGTGGTATGGACTGGCCGCACTGGTGGCGTTGTCGCGGGTGTATCTCGGGCTGCATTATCCGTCCGACATCTTGACGGGTGCCGGGCTGGGCCTGGTGGCCGCCTGGTTGCTCGGAGCGTAG